GTTGATTTTGAACTTCTTGGACACTGTTTCCCCTGCCATGTCACCAAGAACAAGACCAATTTCTGAATCAACCAGAATCAAAACGTAAAACCCATCAACAGGTTCAGGTCCAGAATCATAATTCGCATTTGACAGATCCCAGAAGATCTCAATCTTTTCCTCAGAAGAATCCAGCAACTTGCTACCTTTCTTCTTCCTGAAAAACCTTGAATTGGTGTTGAGTCTGAAGGGTACAGGGGCAGGTGCAGGGTCATGATTATCATCACCAAAGCTTATGCTGAGTCCTTGATTGGAGTGACTCTTACACCATGTGACAGTGATTAAGAACTGCTTTAACGTTGAAGACAGAACTAGCTTGTAGACACTAGAAACTGAGTTTTGGATTGAAGGTGCTGAACTTGGAGAGATGCAAGCGTTGTTAGAATAGCTAGAACATGATGAAGAATGAGAAGCCACATTCACTGCGTTCTCACTGAAACAAGAAACTATGtctctcattttttttacaaatatcTAGACTCTTTGGAGAAATAATTCAAGGGTGTTTCTTAGATTTTGAGTTTCTATAAGGGAATCATGAGAAACATGGAGATTTTGGTTTTGTGAACAAGGGAAAGGAAACTGAGAGGAAGAAGGTAAAACAAAACTATGTT
This portion of the Lotus japonicus ecotype B-129 chromosome 3, LjGifu_v1.2 genome encodes:
- the LOC130747180 gene encoding uncharacterized protein LOC130747180, which produces MRDIVSCFSENAVNVASHSSSCSSYSNNACISPSSAPSIQNSVSSVYKLVLSSTLKQFLITVTWCKSHSNQGLSISFGDDNHDPAPAPVPFRLNTNSRFFRKKKGSKLLDSSEEKIEIFWDLSNANYDSGPEPVDGFYVLILVDSEIGLVLGDMAGETVSKKFKINSPVAKVSLLSRREHCSGNSLYTTKAQFCDSGTWHDVLIRCSVEESEGLFKSPVLSVCIDKKTVIRVKRLQWNFRGNQTIFVDGLLVDLLWDVHDWFFNPASGDAVFMFRTRSGLDSRLWLEEKIAQKDKDRVEFSLLIYACKTS